In a single window of the Zea mays cultivar B73 chromosome 5, Zm-B73-REFERENCE-NAM-5.0, whole genome shotgun sequence genome:
- the LOC100191501 gene encoding type II intron maturase family protein has translation MQPPRRALVTSLLRLRSFSSIAYPHPYPPAPLRRHQFVADPTTSTNRGIVGGIGGVGSGNGNLLDPTQLLRDDPVAITASLWVSSFRAAASTSSSCTPTPPQPLTPFLSRLELWVLAYQKAYADETGSYLPRSSIPASTLASLLTLRNAVLDGRFRFGNRLTPILQSPRAANAPDPATLSKRKLRALLTTPGPSPFQDRVVQELLLLLLEPVYEARFSPKSFAFRPGRSPHAAIRTIRRSFAPYLWYIKGDLSPLLHSPDPALVVGALIRDVRDKKVVDLIRSALLTSVVTASDDAAVKKKKTKRKYQKKKVLPEGEPKPDPYWLQTFFGFAPEEAQTQPDWGHCGVLSPLLANVCLDEFDKWMEERIKEFYKPSKSDVVGGDDGIEQGNTSWPEFVPTTGPDKTRKVDYIRYGGHFLIGVRGPRADVAVLRKQLVEFCDQRFRIKLDNESLPIEHITKGVMFLDHVLCRRVVYPTLRYTATGGKIISEKGVGTLLSVTASLKQCIKQFRKLEFLKGDREPDPQPCFRMFHATQSHTNSQMNKLLLTMAEWYRYADNRKKVVNFCSYIIRGSLAKLYAAKYKLRSRAKVYKIASRNLSRPLKDKKGQSPEYHNLLRMGLVDSIDGLQYTRMSMVPDPDYTPLPFGWRPDHEKILLEYIKLTDQQTLKEQRNCTREDGLITPQDNISMLVWGYKKNAVLLPSKVSDAQGSTEDLGSDTDELNEKELGNEGNQSFQKLAEMS, from the coding sequence ATGCAGCCGCCTCGCCGCGCGCTTGTCACatccctcctccgcctccgctccttctcctccatTGCCTATCCTCATCCCTACCCACCCGCGCCCCTGCGACGCCACCAGTTCGTCGCCGACCCCACCACCTCCACAAACCGTGGTATCGTCGGGGGCATCGGCGGCGTCGGTTCCGGGAACGGGAACCTCTTGGACCCGACGCAGCTCCTCCGCGATGACCCGGTGGCAATCACCGCTTCCCTTTGGGTATCCTCCTTCCGCGCCgccgcctccacctccagctcTTGTACCCCCACACCGCCGCAGCCACTCACCCCCTTCCTCTCTCGCCTGGAGCTGTGGGTGCTCGCCTACCAGAAGGCGTACGCTGACGAGACCGGCTCCTATCTGCCGCGCTCCTCCATCCCGGCCTCCACGCTCGCCTCCCTCCTAACGCTCCGCAACGCCGTACTCGACGGCCGCTTCCGCTTCGGCAACCGCCTCACCCCCATCCTCCAGTCCCCGCGCGCCGCCAACGCGCCGGACCCTGCCACCCTCTCCAAGCGCAAGCTCCGCGCCCTCCTTACAACCCCCGGCCCATCGCCCTTCCAGGACCGCGTCGTGCAGGAGCTGCTCCTACTCCTGCTCGAGCCCGTCTACGAAGCCAGGTTCTCGCCAAAGTCCTTCGCCTTCCGCCCAGGTCGATCCCCGCATGCCGCGATTCGCACCATCCGCCGCAGCTTTGCTCCGTACCTCTGGTATATCAAGGGCGACCTCTCCCCACTCCTGCACTCGCCTGATCCTGCTCTCGTGGTCGGTGCGCTTATCCGTGATGTGCGTGATAAAAAAGTGGTTGATTTGATCCGTTCGGCCCTGCTCACCTCGGTGGTGACCGCAAGCGATGATGCTGcagtaaagaagaagaagaccaagaggaaataccagaagaAGAAGGTGCTGCCAGAGGGGGAGCCGAAGCCTGACCCTTACTGGCTGCAGACGTTTTTTGGGTTTGCACCAGAGGAAGCACAGACACAGCCTGATTGGGGCCATTGTGGGGTGCTGAGCCCGTTGCTTGCCAATGTGTGCCTGGATGAGTTTGATAAGTGGATGGAAGAGAGGATTAAGGAGTTTTACAAGCCATCCAAGTCCGATGTTGTGGGAGGGGATGATGGTATTGAGCAGGGCAATACATCATGGCCAGAGTTTGTTCCCACGACTGGCCCTGACAAGACAAGGAAGGTGGACTACATTCGATACGGCGGGCATTTCTTGATTGGTGTGAGGGGGCCAAGAGCGGATGTGGCGGTGCTCCGGAAGCAGCTAGTTGAGTTTTGTGATCAGCGATTCAGGATCAAACTTGATAACGAGAGCCTCCCTATTGAGCACATCACAAAAGGAGTCATGTTCCTTGACCATGTGCTGTGCCGTCGAGTTGTGTACCCAACACTGCGTTACACTGCTACAGGAGGCAAGATCATTAGTGAGAAGGGAGTTGGTACACTGCTCTCAGTGACAGCTAGTCTGAAGCAGTGCATCAAACAATTCCGGAAGCTTGAGTTTTTGAAAGGAGACCGCGAACCAGATCCACAACCATGCTTCCGTATGTTCCACGCCACACAATCTCACACAAATTCTCAGATGAATAAGCTTTTGCTGACGATGGCAGAGTGGTATCGCTACGCTGATAACCGCAAGAAGGTTGTCAACTTCTGCTCTTACATTATAAGGGGGTCACTGGCAAAGTTATATGCTGCCAAGTACAAGTTGCGGTCAAGGGCAAAGGTCTATAAGATCGCGTCAAGAAATCTTAGTCGGCCATTGAAGGATAAGAAAGGCCAGTCGCCAGAGTATCACAATTTGCTGAGAATGGGCCTTGTTGATTCAATTGATGGTCTTCAGTATACAAGGATGTCGATGGTTCCTGATCCTGATTACACGCCGTTACCATTTGGATGGCGGCCAGATCATGAGAAGATTTTGCTGGAGTACATAAAGCTCACAGATCAACAGACATTGAAAGAGCAGAGAAACTGCACCAGGGAGGACGGGCTTATAACACCACAGGACAATATTTCGATGCTTGTATGGGGCTACAAGAAAAATGCTGTTTTACTTCCTTCAAAAGTGAGTGATGCCCAAGGATCCACAGAGGACCTTGGTTCAGATACCGATGAATTGAATGAAAAAGAGCTAGGAAATGAGGGTAACCAAAGTTTCCAAAAGCTTGCTGAAATGTCATGA